A genomic region of Phragmites australis chromosome 2, lpPhrAust1.1, whole genome shotgun sequence contains the following coding sequences:
- the LOC133893009 gene encoding transcription factor PCF5-like — protein MRIGAAVTAAKQAGDLDPRHHHRVPHGGDGAGGGGGGGGGGQQEADEQHRHHRLLQLHQEAQDQEPPVPVFQLQHLQATAVRQRGLSAEYAHLAPMGDAGQSHHHGFQSQFLSFGGVGQHHLHQFTAQAQQPAAGAASHSRSRGRGGGGEIVAATSASHSRVRGGSGGGEIVAVQGGHIVRSTGRKDRHSKVCTARGPRDRRVRLSAHTAIQFYDVQDRLGYDRPSKAVDWLIKNAKDAIDKLEVMPAWQPTATNSNAAAPPSSSTHPDSAENSDDQAQAITLAHTAFDFPGGGGATGGGSGSGTGFLPSSLDSDSIADTIKSFFPMAGSAGGEASSSTAAAQSSAMGFQSYTPDLLSRTGSHSQELRLSLQSHPVPDPIFHHHQQQQERSQGHGGNGSAQQALFPGSANYSFGGSAMWADQAQSQRMMPWNVPDPGGGGASTGGYLFNVSQQAAHMQAALGGQNQFFFQRGPLQSSNQPSERGWPETAEADNPMHQHQGEFSSTVSAIGFAPSVGFSGFRIPARIQGEEEHNGNGDKPPPSVSSASHH, from the coding sequence ATGCGCATTGGAGCAGCAGTAACGGCGGCGAAGCAGGCGGGGGATCTGGATCCGAGGCACCACCACCGGGTTCCTCACGGAGGCGACggcgcaggcggcggcggcggaggaggaggaggaggccagcaaGAAGCGGATGAGCAGCACCGCCACCATCGGCTGCTGCAGCTCCACCAAGAAGCGCAGGACCAAGAGCCTCCTGTCCCCGTCTTCCAGCTCCAGCACCTGCAGGCGACGGCCGTGAGGCAGCGGGGCTTGTCCGCCGAGTATGCCCATCTCGCGCCCATGGGCGACGCTGGCCAGTCCCACCACCACGGGTTCCAGTCGCAGTTCCTGTCCTTCGGAGGAGTCGGCCAGCACCACCTGCACCAGTTCACGGCGCAGGCGCAGCAGCCTGCGGCGGGCGCGGCGTCTCACTCGCGGTCGCGAGGACGAGGTGGAGGCGGCGAGATTGTGGCGGCGACGTCCGCATCGCACTCGCGCGTgagaggcggcagcggcggcggggagatCGTGGCGGTGCAGGGAGGGCACATTGTGCGGTCGACAGGGCGGAAGGACCGGCACAGCAAGGTCTGCACGGCGCGCGGGCCGCGCGACCGGCGCGTGCGGCTGTCGGCGCACACGGCCATCCAGTTCTACGACGTGCAGGACCGTCTGGGCTACGACCGCCCCAGCAAGGCTGTGGACTGGCTCATCAAGAACGCCAAGGACGCCATCGACAAGCTCGAAGTGATGCCTGCGTGGCAGCCTACGGCGACTAATTCCAatgccgccgcgccgccgtccTCCTCGACCCACCCCGACTCCGCCGAGAACTCCGACGACCAGGCGCAGGCCATCACCCTCGCGCACACGGCCTTCGACTTtcccggcggcggaggagccacgggtggcggcagcggcagcggcacaGGCTTCCTTCCGTCGTCGCTAGACTCGGATTCTATCGCCGACACGATCAAGTCATTCTTCCCCATGGCCGGCTCGGCAGGAGGAGAGGCATCGTCTTCCACGGCTGCGGCGCAGTCGTCGGCCATGGGCTTCCAAAGCTACACACCTGACCTCCTGTCGCGCACTGGGAGCCACAGCCAGGAGCTCCGGCTGTCGCTGCAGTCCCACCCAGTCCCAGACCCTATATTTCACCACCATCAACAGCAGCAGGAACGGTCACAAGGCCACGGCGGCAATGGCTCCGCGCAGCAGGCGCTCTTCCCCGGCTCCGCCAATTACTCATTCGGCGGCAGCGCCATGTGGGCCGATCAGGCGCAGAGCCAGCGCATGATGCCGTGGAACGTGCCCGacccaggcggcggcggcgcgagcaCCGGCGGCTACTTGTTCAACGTGTCGCAGCAGGCGGCGCACATGCAAGCGGCGCTTGGTGGCCAAAACCAGTTCTTTTTCCAGAGGGGACCCCTTCAGTCCAGTAACCAGCCCTCCGAGCGAGGATGGCCGGAGACCGCCGAAGCCGACAACCCGATGCACCAACACCAAGGAGAGTTCAGCTCCACCGTGTCGGCAATCGGGTTCGCCCCCAGCGTCGGCTTCTCCGGGTTCCGCATCCCCGCGAGGATACAGGGCGAGGAGGAGCACAACGGCAACGGCGATAAGCCGCCGCCGTCTGTGTCCTCGGCTTCTCACCACTGA
- the LOC133909751 gene encoding RING-H2 finger protein ATL39-like, producing MSSPSMGGAPPAFDGDASPFTRQQQRYSFNGGILLTAVIILAILTVVFVLIRFLLSQFVVRGRGSLAAGVRRSISSFGRSGRHGLDASALAALPVTAYRRKDNDGGSTSGGGAAAASGTTECAVCLSELADGEKVRALPSCGHVFHVECVDEWLRSRTTCPVCRAEVQPKGRGGVEAVAQPSAPAPPALFGVGGTLVVTVEGGVAETRDARTSVLGSGQPAGAMG from the coding sequence ATGTCGAGCCCCTCCATGGGGGGCGCCCCGCCGGCGTTCGACGGCGACGCGAGTCCATTCACGCGGCAGCAGCAGAGATACAGCTTCAACGGAGGCATCCTGCTCACGGCCGTCATCATCCTCGCCATCCTCACCGTCGTCTTCGTCCTCATCCGGTTCCTCCTCTCCCAGTTCGTGGTGCGCGGCCGCGGGAGCCTGGCCGCCGGCGTCCGCCGGTCCATCAGCTCGTTCGGCAGGAGCGGCCGCCACGGGCTCGACGCCTCCGCGCTCGCTGCGCTGCCGGTCACGGCGTACCGCCGCAAGGACAACGACGGCGGGTccaccagcggcggcggcgccgcggcaGCGTCGGGGACGACGGAGTGCGCGGTCTGCCTGTCGGAGCTCGCGGACGGCGAGAAGGTGCGCGCGCTGCCGAGCTGCGGGCACGTGTTCCACGTCGAGTGCGTCGACGAGTGGCTGCGCTCCAGGACCACGTGCCCGGTGTGCCGTGCCGAGGTGCAGCCCAAGGGGAGGGGCGGCGTGGAGGCGGTGGCGCAGCCGTCGGCTCCGGCGCCCCCGGCGTTGTTCGGTGTGGGGGGCACGTTGGTCGTGACCGTGGAAGGCGGCGTTGCGGAGACGAGAGACGCGCGCACGTCAGTGTTGGGTTCTGGTCAACCGGCCGGAGCTATGGGGTAG
- the LOC133910283 gene encoding RING-H2 finger protein ATL39-like, which yields MSSNSTASPGAVTPCCSATMLLAVVAMYVTFSFLVVVAFLFLCFLLQRRRWRQSARLLQEEQPRPNLGLDAAAIALLPSFPYWRPIADAECSTLALVECVVCLNVLDEGQMARQLPGCKHVFHQECIDVWLASRASCPVCRATIDPARGEGRAAASTSAYVVPVETSEDEIMTSSSTRGETDRALWTRPEARSGLV from the coding sequence ATGTCCTCAAACAGCACGGCCTCGCCGGGAGCCGTCACCCCGTGCTGCAGCGCCACGATGCTGCTCGCGGTAGTCGCCATGTACGTCACCTTCAGCTTTCTCGTCGTCGTTGCCTTCCTCTTCCTGTGCTTCCTCCTGCAgcgccggcgctggcgccaAAGTGCAAGGCTCCTGCAGGAGGAGCAGCCGCGGCCCAATCTCGGACTcgacgccgccgccatcgctctGCTCCCGTCCTTCCCGTACTGGCGACCCATCGCCGACGCCGAGTGCTCGACCTTAGCACTGGTCGAGTGCGTGGTTTGCCTCAACGTCCTCGACGAAGGGCAGATGGCGAGGCAGCTCCCGGGGTGCAAGCACGTGTTCCACCAGGAGTGCATCGACGTGTGGCTTGCGTCGCGCGCGTCGTGCCCGGTGTGCCGCGCGACGATCGATCCGGCGCGGGGCGAGGGGAGGGCCGCAGCGTCGACGTCGGCGTATGTCGTGCCGGTTGAGACGTCGGAAGATGAGATAATGACTTCATCGTCGACGAGAGGGGAGACCGACAGAGCCCTGTGGACGCGGCCGGAGGCCAGAAGCGGCTTGGTGTGA